The genomic stretch CTGACTGTTTATAGTGCTTGTGCGGTTAATGGGACTAAATTCGACAGTGGTGAATCGATTAGAATTGGTACTTTAGATTTTGGTCGAATGGCGGCAGTATCTAAAAGTGAGATACTCGTGAATGTCGCTTTAGAATCAAGTCAAAATTTAAATATTACTTGTGATGTCGATACACCAGTCAATGTGTCAATTAATGCAGGTCAGCATAGCCTTGGTTCATCAGGCGAACGTTATTTAAAAAACACAACAGCAGATACGATTCACTATACGATCTATCGTGATGCAGCAAGTAATATTGAATACAAAGCCAATACTAGTCAGAGTTTTCTTGTAACGAGTGCCGCACCAATATCAATACCATTGACTGGAAAAGTTTTTGCGAATACTGGTGCAGCGAAAGCAAGAGGTGATTATAAAGATACCTTAACAGTGACATTCTCTTTTTAAAGGTCACTCTATTCAATTGTTATTGGTTAACCTACCACATTTTATAATGTGAGGAGGGTTCAGCGATGCAACATTTTAAACGTCTCCTCAGTGCTGTTGTGATGATATTGTGTTGTGGAAATACAATATCAGCAGAACTTCAAGCGAAACTAAATACTCAAATTGAATTGTTAGCCTCATGCATGGTAAATGATCGGCAATATGCATCGGGAGCAACGGGACTTAATTTTGGTACAATAAATTTTGGAAAAGTTGCTGCGAGTTACAATGGTACTGTCGAAGCGTCTTTAAATAACGGAATAAATAGCTCAATTAAAATTCAGTGTAATAGCACATTGAATAGCATAAAAATAATCTTTGGTGCTGGGGAAAATGATAATAATGTACCTGAACAGGCCAAAACTACGCACTTTCGAGCATTGAGAAATGGTGATCATTATATTGCTTATAATTTGGCTTATAGCGCCAGTAAAAAAATACTCAAGCCACTCGATCAACTATCTTTTTTAAATGATAGTCAAATTTTGAATATCGATTTATATGGACAAGTGGTATTCGCAGATCAATCTATTGCAATAGGTATTTATCGTGATGTCATTCCAGTGATTATAGAGTTCTAAGGCATCGTATGAATAGGTGTAACATAGGAAAAATCGGAATAGGATTGGTATTATGTGTCCTTTCTGGTATTGCCTGTGCCGACCTACCAAAACCGACTGCAACAATTGAAGCCAGAGCAACGATTGTTCGAGGATGTCAGTTAAGCAACATAGAACAGATGCTCAGTTTTAATAAACAAGCGGCAATGACACAAAGTAAAGTTGAAGCACATATTGAGAATACAAGCCAAAGTTGGAGTATTCGCTGTACGGCAAACACACCGGTATCGATTAAATTAAATAATGGTGAAAATTTTTTAAATGACCATTGGCGGATGAAACACCAGACTAAAGATGAATATATCCCGTATTTATTTTTTCAAGATAGTGGTGAGCAATTTGAATATAAAGTCGGAGAGGCCGTTAATCTCTCAGCAACAAATGAACAACAAGCGATTTTACGGTTTTCATTTTTTGCTTTAGTTGATTTAAATAACGGAAATCAGGCTCGATCTGCGGGTATTTATAAAGATAGCGTTGCGATTACAATAGCATGGTGACGTGATGGACACTAAACCACAATCAAGACGATTTTATACAGGCAAAGTATTTTTAGTATTTGTTCTGATGGCGATTTGCCGTCATATTTTTGCGCAAGCAACATTTTTGATTTGGCCAATATATCCCAATATCGAATCAAATGAAAAAGCGACAGCGGTATGGTTGGAAAATACTGGGAAATCGGAAGCATTGATTCAAGTTCGAGTATTTAAATGGGATCAGCAGCAGTATAAAGACAATTACGAAATACAATCTGAAATTATTCCTAGCCCTCCGGTCGTTAAAATAAAAGCGGGCACAAAGAATATGTTACGCCTTACACGTATCATGCCTGCGCCTTTAAATACTGAGCAGGCTTATCGTGTTATTGTGGATGAGTTGCCAATTCAACTTGAGAACACGTCATCCCAAAACATCGCAGTCAACTTTCAAATACGTTATTCAATTCCACTTTTTAGTTATGGCCAAGGAATGGGCAGTGGTTTAACCGATGCATCCATTATTGCCAATGCAAAAAATCCTTTAGCACAACCCAATCTCAGTTATTGGACTGAAAAAAATAAGGATGGTGAAGCGACTCTTTATATTAAAAACACGGGGAGTAAATTTGCTAGAATTTCAGAAATTCGCATGCATGAAAAGAGCGACCCGCTGAATTTTAATTATGTCCCTTTGGGGTATATTCTCGCAAATAGTACCATGACTTTTCATTTGAGCAGTCAATTGGCAGAGGGCATTCGAAATTCAAGTCAATTATATGCAGTAGACAGTTCCGGTGCCGCGTTAAAAGTAATCCTGCTTAAACGGGTTGGTCAATGAGCCATGATTACGCATAGCTCACTTCAATGGCAGCCTTTAAGTTACTCTTTGGCTGTGCTGATCTACATCAGTGATGCAACTGGTTTAGTCAGCAAGGTCTTTGCAGGGGAGTTACCACCAGCACCACAGACTGAAGCCGATTTGAGTCCAGTGCTGAAATTATATCTTGAGTTGATTATAAATAAATATTCAACCCAACGTGTTATTCCTGTGATTGTGAAAGGGGGGGATTACTATATTGAATATAAAAAAATTCAGGATTTAAAAATTATTATTCCTGCACATTCTGCTGATACAAGCAATCAAGTGATTAATGAAAATAGCTTAAATAAAAATGACATATTGCTTGTGGGATTTGCAAATAACCCAACAGATTGGATAAATTTATCCACCATGCCTGAGGTTAAGTTTGAATATCTCGCTGCACAACAAAGCTTGGTATTAAATTTCCCTCCGAGTTGGATGCCCATACAGATGCTAGGTCGAGATACCCTATATCAAGGCTCAAGTGGGCAGTCGGGATTTGGCCTGTTAAATAATTATGACTTATATTTATCGCGTGCAAATGATCAAGTAATCACTGGTAAATTATTTTCAGAGCAACGAATTTTCTCTGGTTATGGGGTCTTTAAAAATCTTGGTATTTATACGCAACAAGCAAGAACGAACAAAGCTAGAGTAAGCCTAAACCATCCTTATAATGGCTATCGGCGTTATGAAAGTACTTTTCAATACGATCATGAAGCATCTGCAACTTCCATTTTGTTGGGTGATATTATTTCTGCAAGTAAAAATAGCTGGGGTAATTCAATCCGTTTAGGTGGGCTGCAAATTAAACGTGATTTTGGTACACGCCCCGATTTAATTACTTATCCCTTGCCGCAGTTTTTAGGTCAAGCTACGCTGCCTAGTCACATTGATTTACTTATTAATGGTCAGAAAATTCAGACAGCGGATGTGCAATCAGGCCCATTTTTAATGCAGAGTTTGCCTTATATGACGGGGCGTGGTGAGGCGATCATTGTGACAACAGAT from Acinetobacter pullicarnis encodes the following:
- a CDS encoding fimbrial biogenesis chaperone, translated to MDTKPQSRRFYTGKVFLVFVLMAICRHIFAQATFLIWPIYPNIESNEKATAVWLENTGKSEALIQVRVFKWDQQQYKDNYEIQSEIIPSPPVVKIKAGTKNMLRLTRIMPAPLNTEQAYRVIVDELPIQLENTSSQNIAVNFQIRYSIPLFSYGQGMGSGLTDASIIANAKNPLAQPNLSYWTEKNKDGEATLYIKNTGSKFARISEIRMHEKSDPLNFNYVPLGYILANSTMTFHLSSQLAEGIRNSSQLYAVDSSGAALKVILLKRVGQ
- a CDS encoding Csu type fimbrial protein; its protein translation is MKLFPKLLITTLLSSISVMALADVFGQIDVKLTVYSACAVNGTKFDSGESIRIGTLDFGRMAAVSKSEILVNVALESSQNLNITCDVDTPVNVSINAGQHSLGSSGERYLKNTTADTIHYTIYRDAASNIEYKANTSQSFLVTSAAPISIPLTGKVFANTGAAKARGDYKDTLTVTFSF
- a CDS encoding Csu type fimbrial protein; the protein is MNRCNIGKIGIGLVLCVLSGIACADLPKPTATIEARATIVRGCQLSNIEQMLSFNKQAAMTQSKVEAHIENTSQSWSIRCTANTPVSIKLNNGENFLNDHWRMKHQTKDEYIPYLFFQDSGEQFEYKVGEAVNLSATNEQQAILRFSFFALVDLNNGNQARSAGIYKDSVAITIAW
- a CDS encoding spore coat protein U domain-containing protein, producing the protein MQHFKRLLSAVVMILCCGNTISAELQAKLNTQIELLASCMVNDRQYASGATGLNFGTINFGKVAASYNGTVEASLNNGINSSIKIQCNSTLNSIKIIFGAGENDNNVPEQAKTTHFRALRNGDHYIAYNLAYSASKKILKPLDQLSFLNDSQILNIDLYGQVVFADQSIAIGIYRDVIPVIIEF